A genome region from Natronobeatus ordinarius includes the following:
- the ilvN gene encoding acetolactate synthase small subunit produces the protein MTYGLEGPAPEDRPAPQGRRTPQGIRIDPEVEAEHEPRRTVISALVKHEPGVLSDVSGLFSRRQFNIESLTVGPTEDESQARITLVVEEPDPGIAQVKKQLRKLIPVISVRELPGDAMRRELALIKVNATQPDRVAAVADMYGAKAVDASPETATFEITGSRQKIDAAIETFGQFGIRELSRTGTTALARDTEDTASEAPVEQQVNRQQTTSPHPTANDD, from the coding sequence ATGACGTACGGACTCGAGGGACCCGCACCCGAGGATCGACCGGCGCCACAGGGACGACGAACCCCACAGGGGATTCGAATCGACCCCGAGGTCGAAGCCGAACACGAGCCCCGACGGACGGTGATCTCTGCGCTCGTGAAACACGAACCCGGCGTGCTCTCTGACGTCTCGGGGCTGTTCTCGAGACGGCAGTTCAACATCGAGAGCCTGACCGTCGGGCCGACCGAAGACGAGAGCCAGGCGCGGATCACGCTCGTCGTCGAAGAGCCCGACCCGGGGATCGCGCAGGTGAAAAAGCAGCTGCGAAAGCTGATCCCCGTGATCTCGGTTCGTGAGCTCCCCGGCGACGCGATGCGCCGGGAACTCGCGCTGATCAAGGTGAACGCGACGCAACCCGACCGGGTCGCCGCCGTCGCCGACATGTACGGCGCGAAAGCCGTCGACGCCAGCCCGGAGACCGCGACGTTCGAGATCACCGGCAGCCGCCAGAAGATCGACGCCGCGATCGAGACGTTCGGCCAGTTCGGCATCCGCGAACTGTCGCGGACGGGCACGACCGCGCTCGCCCGGGACACCGAGGACACCGCCTCGGAAGCGCCGGTCGAACAGCAGGTGAATCGCCAGCAGACTACTTCCCCACACCCAACAGCAAACGATGACTGA
- the ilvC gene encoding ketol-acid reductoisomerase, which yields MTDADFTTDIYYDDDADESLLADVTVAVLGYGSQGHAHAQNLADSGVDVIVGLREDSSTRAAVNEDGLEVATPAEAAAQAEYVSVLVPDTIQPAVFEEIKPHLEDGNTLQFAHGFNIHYNQIAPPENVDVTMIAPKSPGHLVRRNYESGEGTPGLLAVYQDATGEAKPKALAYGKAIGCTRAGVVETTFREETETDLFGEQAVLCGGIAELIKAGYETLVEAGYSPEMAYFECLNEMKLIVDLMYEGGIGAMYDSVSDTAEYGGLTRGRAVVDDHARENMREILAEVQNGEFAREWIAENQANRPVYTQLREAEKAHEVEAVGERLRALFAWAEEPEEESEDDERTRVQAD from the coding sequence ATGACTGACGCAGACTTCACGACCGACATCTACTACGACGACGACGCAGACGAATCGCTCCTCGCAGACGTGACGGTAGCCGTTCTCGGCTACGGTAGCCAGGGCCACGCCCACGCACAGAACCTCGCCGACAGCGGGGTCGACGTGATCGTCGGGCTGCGTGAGGACTCTTCGACGCGTGCGGCGGTGAACGAAGACGGCCTCGAGGTCGCCACCCCCGCCGAGGCCGCCGCACAGGCCGAGTACGTCTCCGTGCTCGTGCCGGACACGATCCAGCCGGCGGTGTTCGAGGAGATCAAACCCCACCTCGAGGACGGAAACACGCTCCAGTTCGCCCACGGCTTCAACATCCACTACAACCAGATCGCGCCGCCGGAGAACGTCGACGTGACGATGATCGCGCCCAAGTCGCCCGGCCACCTCGTCCGACGCAACTACGAGAGCGGCGAGGGGACGCCGGGGCTGCTCGCGGTCTACCAGGATGCGACCGGCGAGGCGAAGCCGAAGGCGCTGGCGTACGGGAAGGCGATCGGCTGCACCCGCGCGGGCGTCGTCGAGACGACGTTCCGCGAGGAGACCGAGACCGACCTCTTCGGCGAACAGGCCGTCCTCTGTGGTGGCATCGCCGAACTCATCAAGGCCGGCTACGAGACGCTCGTCGAGGCGGGCTACTCCCCGGAGATGGCCTACTTCGAGTGTCTCAACGAGATGAAGCTCATCGTCGACCTGATGTATGAGGGCGGCATCGGCGCGATGTACGACTCCGTCAGCGACACGGCCGAGTACGGCGGACTGACCCGCGGACGGGCCGTCGTCGACGATCACGCACGCGAGAACATGAGAGAGATCCTCGCCGAGGTCCAGAACGGCGAGTTCGCTCGCGAGTGGATCGCCGAGAACCAGGCGAACCGGCCGGTCTACACCCAGCTTCGCGAGGCCGAGAAGGCCCACGAGGTCGAAGCCGTCGGCGAACGGCTCCGCGCGCTGTTCGCCTGGGCCGAAGAACCGGAGGAAGAATCGGAAGACGACGAACGAACGCGCGTCCAGGCAGACTGA
- the leuC gene encoding 3-isopropylmalate dehydratase large subunit: MSEGTLYDKVWDRHKVTTLPTGQDQLFVGLHLIHEVTSPQAFGMLEERDLEVAYPDLTHATVDHILPTSSTERPYSDEAAEEMMSALERNVREAGIDFSHPETGEQGIVHVIGPELGLTQPGMTIVCGDSHTSTHGAFGALAFGIGTSQIRDVLATGTVAMEKLKVRRIEVNGELGEGVEAKDVILEIIRRLGVEGGVGYVYEYAGDAIENMDMEGRMSICNMSIEGGARAGYVNPDETTYEWLEGRDEVPEGEAFEERKAYWESIRSDADAAYDDVVEIDANELEPVVTWGTTPGQGVGVTEPIPDPDDLPADKQATARRAQEHMRVEPGETMEGYPIDVAFIGSCTNARLPDLRRAARIVKGREVHPDVRAMVVPGSQQVKAAAEEEGLDEIFTEAGFDWRGAGCSMCLGMNEDQLEGDEASASSSNRNFVGRQGSKDGRTVLMNPRMVAAAAIHGEVTDVRELEEVTLA; encoded by the coding sequence ATGAGCGAGGGAACGCTGTACGACAAGGTCTGGGATCGCCACAAGGTGACGACCCTGCCGACCGGACAGGATCAGCTGTTCGTCGGCCTCCACCTCATCCACGAGGTCACGAGCCCACAGGCGTTCGGGATGCTCGAGGAACGCGACCTCGAGGTCGCCTATCCCGACCTCACGCACGCGACGGTCGACCACATCCTGCCGACCTCGAGCACCGAGCGGCCCTACAGCGACGAGGCCGCCGAAGAGATGATGTCCGCACTCGAGCGGAACGTCCGCGAGGCGGGGATCGACTTCTCGCACCCGGAGACGGGCGAGCAGGGGATCGTTCACGTCATCGGCCCGGAGCTGGGGCTGACCCAGCCGGGGATGACGATCGTCTGCGGTGACAGCCACACGAGCACCCACGGCGCGTTCGGCGCGCTCGCGTTCGGGATCGGGACGAGCCAGATCCGGGACGTGCTCGCGACGGGCACCGTCGCCATGGAGAAGCTGAAGGTCCGCCGAATCGAGGTCAACGGCGAACTCGGCGAGGGCGTCGAGGCCAAAGACGTCATCCTCGAGATCATCCGCCGGCTCGGCGTCGAGGGCGGCGTCGGCTACGTCTACGAGTACGCCGGCGACGCCATCGAGAACATGGACATGGAAGGTCGCATGTCGATCTGTAACATGTCGATCGAGGGCGGCGCCCGCGCCGGCTACGTCAACCCCGACGAGACCACCTACGAGTGGCTCGAGGGCCGCGACGAGGTCCCCGAGGGCGAGGCATTCGAGGAGCGCAAGGCGTACTGGGAGTCGATCCGCTCGGACGCCGACGCGGCGTACGACGACGTCGTCGAGATCGACGCGAACGAACTCGAGCCCGTCGTCACCTGGGGCACCACGCCAGGACAGGGCGTCGGCGTCACCGAGCCGATCCCGGACCCCGACGACCTGCCCGCTGACAAACAGGCGACGGCTCGACGCGCCCAGGAACACATGCGCGTCGAGCCCGGCGAGACGATGGAAGGATACCCGATCGACGTCGCGTTCATCGGCTCGTGTACGAACGCGCGCCTGCCGGACCTCCGGCGAGCCGCGCGGATCGTCAAGGGTCGGGAGGTCCACCCGGACGTCCGCGCGATGGTCGTCCCCGGCAGCCAGCAGGTCAAAGCCGCCGCCGAGGAAGAAGGCCTCGACGAGATCTTCACCGAGGCCGGCTTCGACTGGCGCGGTGCCGGCTGTTCGATGTGTCTGGGAATGAACGAGGACCAGCTCGAGGGCGACGAGGCGTCGGCCTCCTCCTCGAACCGGAACTTCGTCGGCCGACAGGGGAGCAAGGACGGTCGCACCGTCTTGATGAACCCGCGGATGGTCGCCGCGGCGGCGATCCACGGCGAGGTCACTGACGTCCGCGAACTCGAGGAGGTGACGCTGGCATGA
- the leuD gene encoding 3-isopropylmalate dehydratase small subunit encodes MSDEVEIPSVEEASGTGVAIRGNDIDTDQIIPARFMKVVTFDGLGQFAFFDQRFTEDDEQKAHPMNEPAHQDASVMVVNANFGCGSSREHAPQALMRWGIDAVIGESFAEIFAGNCLALGIPTVTADTETIEALQDWVEANPDGELEIDVAEETVTYDGTSIDVEVDDAQRKALVEGVWDTTALMKSNAQAVEETAESLPYVEDGKRV; translated from the coding sequence ATGAGCGACGAGGTCGAGATTCCGAGCGTCGAGGAGGCTTCGGGCACCGGCGTCGCGATCCGCGGCAACGACATCGACACCGACCAGATCATCCCGGCCCGATTCATGAAGGTCGTCACCTTCGACGGCCTCGGGCAGTTCGCCTTCTTCGACCAGCGGTTCACTGAAGACGACGAGCAAAAAGCCCACCCGATGAACGAGCCAGCCCACCAGGACGCCTCGGTGATGGTCGTCAACGCCAACTTCGGCTGTGGCTCCTCGCGCGAACACGCCCCGCAGGCGCTGATGCGCTGGGGGATCGACGCGGTGATCGGCGAGTCGTTCGCCGAGATCTTCGCGGGGAACTGCCTCGCACTCGGCATCCCGACGGTCACGGCCGACACCGAAACGATCGAGGCGCTCCAGGACTGGGTCGAGGCGAACCCCGACGGTGAACTCGAGATCGACGTCGCCGAAGAGACGGTCACCTACGACGGGACGTCGATCGACGTCGAGGTCGACGACGCCCAGCGAAAGGCGCTCGTCGAGGGCGTCTGGGACACCACGGCGCTGATGAAATCGAACGCGCAGGCGGTCGAGGAAACCGCCGAGTCGCTGCCGTACGTGGAGGACGGGAAGCGCGTATGA
- a CDS encoding isocitrate/isopropylmalate dehydrogenase family protein: MSYELTVIPGDGIGQEVVPAAIRVLETLDVDFEFHEADAGDHVNAETGEALPQETYELAASTDATLFGAAGETAADVILPLREAVGSFVNVRPAKAYPGVEAVRPETDLVFLRENTEGVYSGHEDRLTEDVSTLTRVVTESASRQLAEYACEFVDERETDGFTVVHKANVMRETDGLFRDTVTAVADDHGVETDEVLMDAFATHVCLDPEQFDVVVCPNLAGDVLSDLAAGLVGGLGLLPSANVGPDRGLFEPVHGTAPDIAGEGMANPAAAILSAALMVEYLGHDEEGAAVRTAVEDVLENGPRTPDLGGDASTEDVTSAVVDRLSN; encoded by the coding sequence ATGAGTTACGAGCTCACCGTCATCCCCGGCGATGGTATCGGCCAGGAGGTCGTCCCAGCGGCGATTCGGGTCCTCGAGACCCTCGACGTCGACTTCGAGTTCCACGAGGCCGACGCGGGCGACCACGTGAACGCAGAAACTGGCGAGGCGCTCCCCCAGGAGACGTACGAGCTCGCCGCGTCGACGGACGCGACGCTGTTCGGTGCCGCGGGCGAGACGGCCGCCGACGTCATCCTCCCGCTGCGCGAAGCCGTCGGCTCGTTCGTCAACGTCCGCCCCGCGAAAGCCTACCCCGGCGTCGAGGCCGTCCGCCCCGAGACGGATCTGGTCTTCCTCCGGGAGAACACCGAAGGCGTCTACTCTGGCCACGAGGATCGCCTCACGGAAGACGTTTCGACGCTCACCCGCGTCGTTACGGAGTCGGCCTCCCGACAGCTCGCCGAGTACGCCTGTGAGTTCGTCGACGAGCGCGAGACCGACGGCTTCACCGTCGTCCACAAGGCGAACGTGATGCGCGAGACTGACGGCCTCTTTCGTGACACCGTCACGGCGGTCGCCGACGACCACGGCGTCGAGACCGACGAGGTACTGATGGACGCGTTCGCGACCCACGTCTGTCTCGACCCCGAACAGTTCGACGTCGTCGTCTGTCCGAACCTCGCAGGAGACGTCCTCTCTGATCTCGCCGCGGGGCTCGTCGGCGGCCTCGGCCTCCTGCCGAGCGCGAACGTTGGCCCCGACCGCGGGCTGTTCGAGCCCGTCCACGGCACCGCACCCGACATCGCGGGCGAAGGGATGGCCAACCCGGCCGCAGCGATTCTCTCGGCCGCTTTGATGGTCGAGTATCTCGGCCACGACGAGGAGGGTGCAGCCGTCCGGACCGCCGTCGAGGACGTCCTCGAGAACGGCCCTCGGACGCCCGACCTCGGTGGCGACGCCTCGACGGAGGACGTGACGAGCGCGGTCGTCGATCGACTCTCGAACTGA
- a CDS encoding alpha/beta fold hydrolase translates to MPRDDTLSGVDSRLVSTDRLETHVLESGDRDGQPIAFLHGNVSSSRFWEDSLAALDDEYYALAPDLRGYGDSETKSVDATQGLGDFSADLAALLEELELEAPITLVGWSNGGGVAMDYTISAPGLVDALVLVNPLSPYGFGGTKDVDGTPCFPDYAGSGGGVATDDFVDALADRVREDDVPGAPRTVLRSFYVDPTYDFDPAREESYLSGMLDTATGEGNYPGSAVESEHWPGVAPGETGVNNAISPKYCDLTGLVEIEPKPPIRWLRGANDAIISNESLFDVGTLGRMDELPGWPGDDVFPPQPMVDQTRAVLKSYADAGGEYDEVVLQGVGHTPHVEVPGEFRNQLAAVLE, encoded by the coding sequence ATGCCTCGCGACGACACGCTCTCCGGCGTCGACTCCCGACTCGTTTCGACCGACCGCCTCGAGACGCACGTCCTCGAGTCCGGTGATCGAGACGGCCAGCCGATCGCCTTCTTACACGGCAACGTCTCCTCCTCGCGGTTCTGGGAGGATTCCCTCGCTGCTCTCGACGACGAGTACTACGCGCTCGCCCCGGACTTGCGCGGCTACGGCGACAGCGAGACGAAATCGGTCGATGCTACGCAGGGACTCGGAGACTTCTCCGCGGACCTCGCGGCACTGCTCGAGGAACTCGAACTCGAGGCACCGATAACGCTCGTCGGCTGGTCGAACGGCGGCGGCGTGGCGATGGACTACACCATCTCCGCTCCCGGGCTGGTCGACGCCCTCGTGCTCGTCAACCCGCTCTCGCCGTACGGCTTCGGCGGGACGAAAGACGTCGACGGAACGCCGTGTTTCCCGGATTACGCTGGCTCCGGCGGCGGTGTCGCCACCGACGACTTCGTCGACGCTCTCGCCGACCGCGTTCGGGAGGACGACGTGCCGGGGGCGCCGCGAACGGTCCTGCGCTCGTTCTACGTCGACCCGACCTACGACTTCGATCCCGCGCGCGAGGAGTCGTACCTGTCCGGGATGCTCGACACCGCCACCGGTGAGGGAAACTACCCGGGGTCGGCGGTCGAGAGCGAACACTGGCCCGGCGTCGCCCCTGGCGAGACGGGCGTGAACAACGCCATTTCGCCGAAGTACTGCGACCTCACCGGCCTCGTCGAGATCGAGCCCAAACCACCAATTCGCTGGCTCCGCGGCGCGAACGACGCCATCATCTCGAACGAGTCGCTGTTCGACGTCGGCACGCTCGGCCGGATGGACGAACTTCCCGGCTGGCCCGGCGACGACGTCTTCCCACCCCAGCCGATGGTCGACCAGACGCGCGCCGTGCTCAAGTCCTACGCCGACGCTGGCGGCGAGTACGACGAGGTCGTCCTCCAGGGCGTCGGCCACACCCCTCACGTCGAGGTTCCCGGGGAGTTTCGCAACCAGCTCGCGGCCGTCCTCGAGTGA
- a CDS encoding 8-oxo-dGTP diphosphatase: MIEATLCFVVRDDEVLLIEKRRGLGAGWYNGPGGKLEDGETPLECAKREVREEVGLEVSDLERAGELTFTLDGAVHTVCHVFRTDEFAGEPTASPEARPEWIPIEEVPYDRMWEDDRLWLPGVLEGETVVGEFHFEGGRPLDEATFVGHDLEWDAL; this comes from the coding sequence ATGATCGAAGCGACACTGTGTTTCGTCGTTCGCGACGACGAAGTGCTGTTGATCGAGAAGCGCCGCGGACTCGGTGCAGGCTGGTACAACGGCCCCGGTGGAAAGCTCGAGGACGGCGAGACGCCGCTCGAGTGTGCGAAACGCGAAGTCCGCGAGGAGGTCGGGCTCGAGGTGTCCGACCTCGAGCGCGCTGGCGAGCTGACGTTCACCCTCGACGGTGCGGTCCACACGGTCTGTCACGTTTTTCGAACCGACGAGTTCGCGGGCGAGCCGACGGCCTCACCCGAGGCGCGCCCCGAGTGGATTCCGATCGAGGAGGTCCCCTACGACCGGATGTGGGAGGACGATCGCCTCTGGCTGCCGGGCGTCCTCGAGGGCGAGACTGTCGTCGGCGAGTTTCACTTCGAGGGTGGGCGGCCGCTCGACGAAGCGACGTTCGTCGGCCACGACCTCGAGTGGGACGCGCTGTAG